A window of Candidatus Aminicenantes bacterium contains these coding sequences:
- a CDS encoding ABC transporter ATP-binding protein, with the protein MNEFILVIRNLSKQYGEIRALDNLDLDLAPGEIFGLLGPNGAGKTTLISILSGTLRDFSGSVLFQGKDLFRNRRLRSQLGIVPQETAFYEELGARENLFFWGGLYGLSGQELRLRTDSLLETVELADRAKEPVKNFSGGMKRRLNLAIGMIHQPRLLLLDEPTVGIDVQAKVRILDIIRRAADNDTTVVFTTHQLAEVETLCDRIAIMDKGRILALGTLDELTRIVGEREIVFIRGEFSAAEISDVLGNLPAADILAVRDNSLTLALDSTAEIPDILETLFQAAVSVSDLKIQSPNLETVFLKLTGRSLRD; encoded by the coding sequence ATGAATGAGTTCATTTTGGTTATTCGAAACCTGAGCAAACAGTACGGAGAGATCCGCGCCCTTGACAATCTGGATCTTGACCTGGCCCCTGGAGAGATATTCGGATTGCTGGGACCCAACGGAGCCGGCAAAACCACTTTGATCTCGATTCTTTCCGGTACCCTACGGGACTTCAGTGGCAGTGTGCTTTTTCAGGGTAAAGACCTTTTCCGCAACCGGCGATTGCGCAGTCAACTGGGTATCGTTCCCCAGGAGACGGCATTTTACGAAGAATTGGGAGCAAGGGAAAACCTCTTTTTCTGGGGCGGGTTGTACGGGTTGTCCGGACAGGAACTCCGCCTCAGAACCGATTCTCTACTGGAAACGGTTGAACTCGCGGACCGGGCCAAAGAGCCGGTTAAAAACTTTTCCGGCGGCATGAAACGTCGTTTGAACCTGGCCATCGGCATGATCCACCAGCCCCGTTTGCTGCTGCTGGATGAACCCACTGTGGGCATCGACGTTCAGGCCAAGGTAAGGATTCTGGATATCATCCGCCGCGCTGCGGACAACGACACAACCGTTGTGTTTACCACCCATCAGCTGGCGGAGGTGGAAACCCTCTGTGACCGGATTGCCATCATGGACAAAGGCCGTATCCTGGCGCTTGGTACCCTGGATGAGCTAACCCGCATCGTGGGGGAAAGGGAAATCGTGTTTATCAGAGGCGAATTCTCTGCGGCCGAAATTTCGGATGTATTGGGAAACCTGCCCGCCGCCGACATTCTTGCCGTTCGAGACAACAGCCTTACCCTGGCATTGGACAGCACGGCCGAGATTCCCGACATTTTGGAAACGCTCTTCCAGGCAGCCGTATCCGTGAGCGACCTGAAGATTCAGTCACCCAACCTGGAGACAGTGTTCCTGAAACTGACGGGAAGGAGTTTGAGAGATTGA
- the yfcC gene encoding putative basic amino acid antiporter YfcC encodes MKPKRDKKRSFKLPHTLVLIYLIVLIMYILTWVVPSGSFQRVEKTVEGAVRQVTVPGTFAYAEKVPVSPSILLTAPVRGFQEGALIIAFLFIIGGAFAVIQETGTIDLSIRRLTASFARHPALRGLLIPVLMTVFSLAGSIFGMCEETIPFILVFIPLALSMGYDSIVGVAIPFLGAAAGFAAAFFNPFTVGIAQGLSDLPLYSGLTYRLISWVLGTALMIAMVMIYAAKIRRNPRSSPVYEIDRQRIKTENTERGAPAPELTSRHRAVLWIFGGGILILVAGILLQHWYIEAIAAVFLGMGLAAGFAAGISPSRMAGHFVTGAKDMMNVAFIIACGRAILIVAQEGQILDTLLYYASQFISLFPRIVTAQMMFLTQSVINFFIHSGTAQAALTMPIMAPLSDLVGLTRQTTVYAFQLCEFVNPILPTSAVTMGVLGIARIPWEKWARWFLPIMLVLVLFSMIMLIPPVLMNWGPF; translated from the coding sequence ATGAAGCCAAAAAGAGATAAAAAGCGGTCCTTCAAACTGCCCCATACCCTTGTACTGATCTACCTGATCGTATTGATCATGTATATTCTCACATGGGTGGTGCCATCCGGTTCCTTTCAACGGGTGGAAAAAACCGTGGAAGGCGCGGTGCGCCAGGTTACGGTTCCGGGCACCTTTGCCTACGCCGAAAAAGTGCCGGTCTCCCCCTCCATCCTCTTGACCGCCCCGGTGCGGGGCTTTCAGGAAGGCGCACTCATCATCGCCTTTCTGTTTATCATCGGCGGGGCGTTCGCGGTTATCCAGGAAACCGGTACCATCGACCTGTCCATCCGTCGCCTGACAGCATCGTTCGCACGTCATCCCGCCTTGCGGGGATTGCTCATCCCCGTATTGATGACCGTATTCTCCCTGGCCGGTTCGATTTTCGGTATGTGTGAAGAAACCATTCCCTTTATTCTGGTATTCATCCCCCTGGCCTTGTCCATGGGCTACGACTCCATTGTGGGCGTGGCCATCCCCTTTCTGGGCGCGGCCGCCGGTTTCGCCGCCGCATTTTTTAATCCTTTTACCGTGGGCATCGCCCAAGGACTCTCCGACTTGCCCCTGTATTCCGGCTTGACCTATCGCCTGATCTCCTGGGTGCTGGGCACAGCCCTGATGATCGCCATGGTCATGATCTACGCAGCCAAAATCCGACGCAATCCCCGATCCAGCCCGGTCTACGAGATCGACCGCCAGCGCATAAAGACGGAAAACACGGAAAGGGGAGCCCCTGCGCCGGAATTGACTTCACGTCACCGGGCCGTGTTGTGGATTTTCGGCGGCGGCATATTGATCCTGGTGGCGGGAATTCTCCTGCAGCATTGGTATATAGAAGCCATTGCCGCTGTTTTCCTGGGCATGGGATTGGCCGCGGGGTTTGCCGCCGGCATCTCGCCCAGCCGCATGGCCGGCCATTTCGTCACCGGCGCCAAGGACATGATGAACGTGGCCTTCATAATCGCCTGCGGCCGCGCCATCCTGATTGTAGCCCAGGAAGGGCAGATTCTCGACACCCTGCTCTACTACGCCTCCCAGTTTATTTCTCTGTTTCCGCGCATCGTTACCGCGCAAATGATGTTCCTCACGCAATCCGTCATCAATTTCTTTATCCATTCCGGCACCGCCCAGGCGGCGCTGACCATGCCGATCATGGCCCCGTTGAGTGACCTGGTGGGATTGACACGCCAAACCACGGTCTACGCCTTCCAACTCTGCGAATTTGTAAACCCCATCCTGCCGACGTCGGCTGTCACCATGGGTGTATTGGGCATCGCCCGCATCCCCTGGGAGAAATGGGCACGCTGGTTTCTGCCCATCATGTTGGTGCTGGTTTTGTTCAGCATGATCATGCTGATTCCCCCCGTGCTCATGAACTGGGGCCCTTTTTAA
- a CDS encoding sucrose synthase: protein MSNLIPQLIPRREQQEFREFMSMILADQPDFLHQNDIMLRYFQFCDETNAGRSKRRDSTFFAFLCNIQELFLLGEYLFIMHRPETARFHYYRVNANGSYMEAITTGEYLQQKDRFAGHSPDPNPLRIDFQPFYDFAPRVRHFRNIGNGILFLNRYLSSHMFQNPDEWNRKLFEFLKLHQHDGRQLLVNGSSIPDMNTLIQRLRFTTQWLKQADKDTPIKQVERRLKRSGLEPGWGDTVERAAESMQSLIDLFDAPDDSLLESFISRVPMPMISRIAVVSPHGWFGQNNVLGRPDTGGQVIYILDQVRALEAHLRERLSQSGLDVTPRIVVLTRLIPDAGDSGCDVKREHIYRTENSWILRVPFQDEQMNVLPQWVSRFKVWPYLERFANAAAVELAAEFGGRPDLVIGNYSDGNLVSSLLADHFNIIQCTISHALEKTKYPDADLKWRKYEKDYHFSQQFMADIHSMNKSDFIITSTREEIVGSDSHMGQYESYLNFTMPGYIQVLSGIDLFSPKFNVIPPGVSFDLYFPHSETKRRVKRQTARLEERLFSSKDKDIFGTLKDPGKPPIFTMARFDPIKNITGLIDAFGRSKDLRRQCNLVFSAGSIDPELSGDREEQNEIRRAHELIEQHGLDGSVRWLPSISKSDTGEVYRIMADRKGIFVQPARFEAFGLTILEAMVSGLPTFGPKFGGPSEIIDHGRNGFLLNTGDPSLIANSLEHFFKKLASDAELWQLISVAGIRRVHEDFSWTTYSERLLKLAKIYGFWRFAESVEGKQKMDRYSEFIYHFLLRGKKIDTAGKPG from the coding sequence ATGAGCAACCTGATCCCCCAACTGATCCCACGCCGTGAACAGCAGGAATTCCGCGAATTCATGTCCATGATTCTGGCGGATCAACCGGATTTCCTGCACCAGAACGATATCATGCTGCGCTACTTTCAGTTCTGTGATGAAACCAACGCCGGGCGCTCAAAACGCCGCGACTCAACTTTCTTTGCTTTCTTATGCAATATCCAGGAATTGTTCCTGCTGGGCGAATACCTCTTCATCATGCACCGGCCCGAGACCGCCCGGTTTCATTACTACCGGGTAAACGCCAACGGCAGTTACATGGAGGCGATCACCACAGGCGAGTATTTGCAACAAAAGGACCGATTTGCCGGCCATTCACCGGATCCCAATCCCCTGCGCATCGATTTCCAGCCTTTTTACGACTTCGCTCCGCGCGTGCGGCATTTCCGCAATATCGGCAACGGCATCCTGTTCCTGAATCGCTACTTATCCAGTCACATGTTTCAGAATCCCGATGAATGGAACCGGAAGTTGTTTGAATTCCTCAAGCTGCACCAACACGACGGACGCCAGCTGCTGGTCAACGGTTCATCCATTCCAGACATGAACACCCTGATTCAGCGTCTGCGTTTCACAACCCAGTGGTTGAAGCAGGCTGACAAAGACACGCCGATCAAACAAGTGGAGCGCCGCCTGAAACGCAGCGGCCTGGAGCCCGGGTGGGGAGATACCGTGGAACGCGCGGCTGAAAGCATGCAGAGCCTGATCGACTTGTTCGATGCACCGGATGATTCCCTCTTGGAAAGCTTTATCTCACGGGTACCCATGCCCATGATCTCCCGCATCGCCGTTGTATCGCCTCACGGGTGGTTCGGCCAGAACAACGTCCTGGGACGACCCGATACCGGAGGACAGGTGATATACATCCTGGACCAGGTCCGCGCCCTTGAAGCCCATCTGCGTGAGCGTCTGTCCCAAAGCGGACTTGACGTCACTCCACGAATCGTGGTGCTGACCCGACTGATTCCCGATGCCGGAGACAGCGGTTGCGATGTCAAGCGAGAACACATCTATCGCACCGAGAACAGTTGGATTCTGCGCGTACCTTTTCAGGATGAACAGATGAATGTCCTGCCTCAATGGGTATCCCGCTTCAAGGTCTGGCCCTACCTGGAGCGCTTCGCCAATGCCGCGGCGGTGGAACTGGCGGCGGAATTCGGCGGACGCCCGGACCTGGTGATCGGCAACTACTCGGACGGCAACCTCGTCTCCAGTTTGCTGGCCGATCATTTCAACATCATTCAGTGCACGATTTCGCACGCCCTGGAAAAAACCAAATACCCCGACGCGGATTTAAAGTGGCGGAAATACGAAAAGGATTACCATTTTTCACAGCAATTCATGGCCGATATTCACAGCATGAATAAGTCGGATTTCATCATCACCAGCACCCGGGAAGAGATCGTGGGGTCCGATTCCCACATGGGACAATACGAGTCCTACTTGAACTTCACCATGCCCGGATACATCCAGGTGCTGTCCGGCATCGACTTGTTCAGCCCTAAATTCAACGTAATCCCCCCCGGAGTGAGTTTTGACCTCTATTTTCCCCATTCCGAAACCAAGCGGCGGGTGAAGCGACAGACAGCGCGCCTGGAAGAACGGTTATTTTCTTCTAAAGACAAAGACATTTTCGGAACCCTAAAAGACCCGGGCAAGCCCCCCATTTTTACAATGGCGCGCTTTGACCCCATCAAGAATATTACCGGCCTGATCGACGCTTTCGGCCGCAGCAAAGATTTGCGCCGGCAATGCAACCTGGTTTTTTCAGCCGGATCCATTGATCCTGAACTCTCCGGCGACCGCGAGGAACAAAACGAGATCCGACGGGCCCACGAATTGATCGAGCAACATGGACTGGACGGCAGTGTGCGCTGGCTGCCCAGCATCTCCAAGTCGGATACCGGCGAGGTGTACCGCATTATGGCGGACCGGAAGGGAATCTTTGTGCAACCGGCCCGGTTCGAGGCTTTCGGCCTGACCATTCTCGAAGCCATGGTCAGCGGGCTGCCCACTTTCGGTCCCAAGTTCGGCGGCCCCTCGGAAATTATCGACCATGGTAGGAACGGGTTTCTGCTGAATACCGGAGATCCATCACTGATCGCCAATTCGCTGGAGCATTTTTTCAAGAAACTGGCAAGTGACGCTGAATTGTGGCAACTGATCTCTGTTGCAGGCATTCGCCGGGTACATGAGGACTTCAGTTGGACGACCTACAGCGAGCGGTTGCTGAAACTGGCCAAGATCTACGGCTTCTGGCGCTTTGCCGAATCGGTTGAAGGCAAACAAAAGATGGACCGTTACAGCGAATTCATCTATCATTTCCTGTTGCGCGGGAAAAAAATCGATACTGCGGGTAAGCCGGGCTAA
- a CDS encoding ABC transporter permease, with translation MNTPWLIARLDLKRMLKDKAFFFWSLAFPVFLILIFGNLYQGNGSDPKAELVVVNRDQGHWGEYLVAALDNPDMVIQARKEKPQKFTRILEIPADFSQRIQSLQSQKLRFTKNPDASLEAATRVETRIIQALVRLIAGVVLQPEPVPTQPEIAPLEELVSVKAGFPAGTITSIPSGFDHVIPGILVHMLMILILIYGGITVMIDRQSGILTRIISGPVSRAELWKGKFLGRLLVGLLQAVMLMGLGLILFKLNLGNPTLSFLIILLFSATMASLSIFLGSVFRKEEVIIGLAILFANLFAALGGCWWPIEVVPPVVRAVGMVVPAWWAMDAFHKVIFFHKGLETLWLHYTILLGYTALFSFLAVRYFKIRE, from the coding sequence ATGAACACACCCTGGCTGATCGCCCGGCTGGACCTGAAACGTATGCTCAAAGACAAAGCCTTTTTCTTCTGGAGTTTGGCGTTTCCGGTTTTTCTCATCCTGATCTTCGGCAATCTCTACCAGGGAAACGGCAGCGATCCCAAGGCGGAATTGGTGGTAGTGAACCGGGATCAAGGCCACTGGGGTGAATACCTGGTGGCCGCCCTGGACAACCCCGACATGGTGATCCAAGCTAGAAAAGAAAAACCGCAAAAGTTCACCCGCATACTCGAAATTCCCGCTGATTTTTCCCAACGCATTCAATCCCTTCAATCCCAGAAGCTGCGGTTCACCAAGAACCCGGATGCCAGCCTTGAAGCCGCCACGCGAGTGGAAACCCGCATCATACAAGCTTTGGTTCGTCTGATCGCCGGCGTGGTACTGCAACCCGAACCCGTGCCGACTCAACCCGAAATCGCACCGCTGGAAGAACTGGTTTCCGTGAAGGCGGGGTTTCCTGCGGGAACGATAACCAGCATTCCGTCCGGATTCGATCACGTAATCCCCGGCATTCTCGTGCATATGCTCATGATCCTGATCCTCATCTACGGCGGCATTACCGTAATGATCGACCGGCAAAGCGGTATCCTGACACGGATAATCTCCGGCCCGGTTTCAAGAGCCGAATTGTGGAAAGGAAAGTTCCTGGGACGACTTCTTGTAGGTCTGCTTCAGGCCGTAATGCTGATGGGGCTGGGACTGATCCTGTTCAAACTCAACCTGGGTAATCCAACGCTTTCCTTTCTCATTATCCTGCTTTTTTCCGCGACTATGGCTTCATTAAGCATTTTTCTCGGCTCCGTATTCCGCAAAGAGGAAGTGATCATCGGCTTGGCGATTCTATTCGCCAACCTGTTCGCGGCTCTGGGCGGTTGCTGGTGGCCGATTGAGGTTGTGCCGCCGGTCGTCCGTGCGGTGGGCATGGTTGTACCCGCGTGGTGGGCCATGGACGCCTTTCACAAGGTGATCTTTTTTCACAAGGGGCTGGAAACCCTGTGGCTGCATTACACCATACTGCTGGGCTACACGGCGCTGTTCTCTTTCCTGGCCGTCCGCTACTTCAAGATTCGCGAATGA
- a CDS encoding long-chain fatty acid--CoA ligase, protein MMPEIQSQTLNDLLEELAGRYFDRPALGWADKDPITYGEFMDRVGRVAELLRESGIGHGDRVAILGENSPNWGIAYFSTVRVGAVAVPILPDFPESDIRHILMDSESKLLFATSRQLEKIDDLGCCQVQYVITLDDFQTELPNIQVQTFSHTLERALDFIKKFPSTIGLKSRQVSADDLASIIYTSGTSGHSKAVMLTHGNFTANVKSCRGLAPVTHDYIFLSMLPLSHTYEFTVGFLYPFSHGAQIRYLDRPPTPRVLEEICSRLRPHAICSVPLILEKIFKKKVLPLIEQKRLVRAALHVPLVRRKIYRKINDSLMTFFGGRLEVMAVGGAPFNFEAERLFRAIGFPYLVGYGLTETAPLLAGGPMGDDSIQVGSIGKVIPGVQIRIHEPEGDPGIGEICAKGENVMKGYYKNPRQTEEVFDRDGWLHTGDLGYFDRYDNLIITGRCKNMILMSNGENIFPEAIEDVLNSMMLVSEALVLERNGRLEAWIYLDYDLVDSETRGRSEDERAKYIDHALAQIKAEANERLSTYSKLSAIIERKEPFIKTATSKIKRYLYTRDGVV, encoded by the coding sequence ATGATGCCAGAAATTCAGTCGCAAACCCTGAACGACCTGCTTGAAGAGTTGGCGGGACGTTATTTTGACCGCCCGGCCCTGGGTTGGGCGGATAAAGATCCCATCACCTACGGTGAGTTCATGGACCGGGTCGGCCGCGTGGCTGAGCTGCTACGGGAATCCGGTATCGGTCATGGCGATCGCGTGGCGATATTGGGGGAAAACTCACCCAATTGGGGTATTGCCTACTTTTCGACTGTGCGCGTGGGCGCCGTGGCCGTTCCCATTCTGCCCGATTTTCCCGAGTCGGATATCCGGCACATCCTGATGGATTCGGAATCGAAGTTGTTGTTTGCCACCAGTCGGCAACTGGAAAAAATCGATGACCTGGGTTGTTGTCAAGTGCAGTACGTGATCACCCTGGATGATTTTCAGACGGAACTGCCGAATATTCAGGTGCAGACTTTCTCGCATACGCTGGAACGGGCTCTGGATTTTATCAAGAAATTTCCCTCAACGATCGGCTTGAAATCGCGGCAGGTTTCGGCGGATGACCTGGCTTCCATTATCTACACATCAGGAACATCAGGTCATTCCAAGGCGGTTATGTTGACCCACGGCAACTTTACGGCAAACGTCAAGAGTTGTCGCGGCCTGGCACCTGTAACCCACGACTATATCTTTTTGTCGATGTTGCCCCTGTCACACACTTATGAGTTTACCGTGGGATTTCTTTACCCCTTCAGTCATGGCGCCCAGATCCGTTATCTTGACCGGCCGCCTACTCCGCGGGTTCTGGAAGAAATCTGCAGTCGGCTCCGTCCCCATGCCATTTGCTCCGTGCCCCTGATCCTGGAAAAGATATTTAAAAAGAAGGTGCTCCCCTTGATCGAACAGAAACGGCTTGTGCGTGCCGCTCTGCATGTGCCCCTGGTGCGGCGCAAGATCTATCGCAAGATCAATGACTCTCTCATGACCTTTTTTGGAGGGCGCCTCGAGGTGATGGCCGTGGGCGGAGCGCCCTTCAATTTCGAAGCGGAACGCCTTTTTCGGGCCATCGGATTTCCGTATCTGGTGGGTTATGGCCTTACCGAGACCGCGCCCTTGTTGGCCGGCGGGCCCATGGGGGACGACTCCATTCAGGTGGGTTCCATCGGAAAAGTGATCCCCGGTGTGCAAATCCGCATCCATGAACCGGAAGGCGATCCCGGTATCGGAGAGATCTGCGCCAAGGGCGAGAACGTGATGAAAGGGTACTACAAGAATCCCCGCCAGACCGAGGAAGTTTTTGACAGAGATGGATGGTTGCATACCGGTGACCTTGGCTACTTCGACCGCTACGACAACCTGATTATCACCGGACGGTGTAAGAACATGATCCTGATGTCCAATGGTGAGAACATTTTTCCCGAGGCGATTGAAGATGTTCTCAACAGCATGATGCTGGTGAGCGAAGCCCTGGTGTTGGAGCGCAACGGTCGCCTCGAGGCGTGGATTTACCTGGATTACGACCTGGTGGACTCAGAAACCCGCGGCCGCAGTGAGGATGAACGGGCAAAGTATATCGACCATGCCCTGGCGCAGATCAAAGCCGAAGCCAACGAGCGCCTGTCCACCTATTCCAAATTGTCCGCAATAATCGAACGTAAGGAACCTTTTATCAAGACCGCCACCAGCAAAATCAAGCGTTACCTTTACACCCGGGACGGAGTTGTTTAG
- a CDS encoding ABC transporter permease — MLCGRNFGCIGKPARRRHSCRSRQQPYPGIGQHGRDSRHFGNALPGSRIRERPEDSVTQPGDSVPETDGKEFERLSRILLIVIRDFRRRLRAPAGILILTAIPLLMTAIFGIIFSPGEKDSRLTIRVLVVDKDRNFGARMLMQAFSQQRFADMFRMETVIEADGRREIARGKASALLVIPKNFTASLFLSKPVQLEVVKNPSEQFLPGVVEEFTRTVAVLTAAAQAVFQDELAAMRPLWDRSFSEIETAEFTRLLDSLRPKIKRLSRVLDPLLVGLESQNETKKAQADDQPAFDTAAIFGMILPGMVIFFLMFIVEIFMREILAEKEDGTLRRLLFSPIPPIQYVTAKITSAWLMGLVILGLMAAMGHIVFAIRWGNFLYLLALGGAALAALCGLFALFFAFFRNRNQAGAVTAPVILVLAALGGSMIPVNQLPQGFRAFSRFTPNYWFIQGTALIREGEFPVTATLLLLAAGLVLTATSLPLLVRRVSP; from the coding sequence ATTCTCTGCGGCCGAAATTTCGGATGTATTGGGAAACCTGCCCGCCGCCGACATTCTTGCCGTTCGAGACAACAGCCTTACCCTGGCATTGGACAGCACGGCCGAGATTCCCGACATTTTGGAAACGCTCTTCCAGGCAGCCGTATCCGTGAGCGACCTGAAGATTCAGTCACCCAACCTGGAGACAGTGTTCCTGAAACTGACGGGAAGGAGTTTGAGAGATTGAGCCGCATTCTTCTCATCGTGATCCGTGATTTTCGCCGCCGCCTGCGCGCCCCGGCCGGGATCCTGATCCTCACCGCCATTCCCCTGCTCATGACCGCGATCTTCGGCATCATCTTCTCACCTGGTGAAAAGGACAGCCGTTTAACCATCCGCGTACTGGTGGTGGACAAGGACCGCAATTTCGGCGCCCGCATGCTGATGCAGGCTTTCTCGCAGCAACGTTTCGCCGACATGTTCCGCATGGAGACGGTTATCGAAGCGGACGGCCGCCGGGAGATCGCCCGCGGAAAGGCTTCCGCACTTCTGGTAATTCCAAAGAATTTCACCGCCTCCCTGTTTCTATCCAAACCGGTGCAATTGGAAGTAGTCAAGAACCCCTCTGAACAATTCCTTCCCGGAGTAGTGGAGGAATTCACCCGCACCGTGGCCGTACTGACAGCGGCCGCCCAAGCGGTATTCCAGGATGAACTGGCGGCCATGCGTCCACTCTGGGATCGTTCCTTCAGCGAAATCGAAACCGCTGAATTCACAAGGTTACTGGATTCTCTTCGCCCCAAGATCAAACGCCTGAGCCGGGTATTGGATCCCCTGCTGGTGGGGCTCGAGAGCCAAAATGAAACCAAAAAGGCCCAGGCGGATGATCAACCGGCTTTTGACACCGCGGCGATATTCGGCATGATCCTGCCGGGAATGGTCATTTTTTTCTTGATGTTCATCGTGGAGATTTTCATGCGCGAGATCCTGGCCGAAAAAGAGGACGGCACGCTGCGGCGCCTGCTCTTTTCACCCATCCCGCCTATTCAATACGTAACGGCCAAAATAACTTCCGCCTGGCTCATGGGACTGGTCATTCTGGGTCTGATGGCGGCAATGGGCCATATTGTGTTCGCGATCCGCTGGGGAAACTTTTTGTACCTGCTGGCGTTGGGCGGCGCCGCCCTGGCGGCGCTGTGCGGGCTTTTTGCTCTGTTTTTCGCGTTCTTTCGCAATCGCAATCAGGCGGGAGCCGTCACGGCGCCGGTAATTCTGGTATTGGCGGCCCTGGGAGGCAGCATGATCCCGGTCAACCAATTGCCCCAGGGATTCCGGGCCTTCAGCCGTTTCACCCCCAACTACTGGTTCATCCAGGGAACCGCCTTGATTCGCGAAGGGGAATTCCCCGTTACCGCGACCCTGTTGCTTTTGGCGGCGGGCCTGGTATTGACCGCCACCAGCCTGCCGCTCCTGGTTCGGAGGGTCAGCCCATGA